The following DNA comes from Streptomyces sp. Ag109_O5-10.
CCCATGGACGACGGCACGCTGACCTTCCGGCCGGTCCGGGGCGAGGGCACGCCGAACCCGGGGGCCGGTGCGGCCGGGTTCGGCGCCCAGGGGCCGGTCGGGGCCCCTGGCTCCGGCGCTCCCGCCGCTCCCGGCTCCGGCGCTCCCGGCGCCGCCGATCCCGCACGCCCCGGCTTCGGCGCCGGAAAGGCGGCCGCGGCCCGTGCCGCCGCGGCCCAGCCGCCCGCCGCCCAGCCTCCGGCCGCCGCCGCGGCCCCCCAGCCCCAGCCCCGGCCCGCCGCGCCGCAGGCCGTCGCTCCCGTCGTCCCCCCGCAGCAGTCCGCCGCCCCCATGGCCTCCGGTGCGGGCGGCGGGCAGTCCTCCTGGGCCCAGCAGGTGCACCAGCTCGCCGGTGACCAGCCGGTCGCCCCCTGGAAGCCGCCGGTGGAGGACCCCTTCCAGGCGGCCGCCCGGCGGCAGGCGGCGGCCCGGCCGGCCGGTCTCGGCAAGCGGTTCGCGGCCCGGCTCGTCGACACGCTGGTCGTCGGCGCGGTGACCGCGGCCGCCGCCGTACCGTTCGGGACCAAGGCCGCCGACCACGTGCAGGGCAAGATCGACGCGGCCAAGCTGTCCGGCCGCACCGAGACGGTCTGGCTGCTGGACGGCACGACCGGGCTGTACCTCGGCATCGTGCTCGCGGTCCTGCTCGTGGTCGGCGTCCTCTACGAGGTGCTGCCCACCGCCCGGTGGGGCCGCACGCTCGGCAAGAAGCTGTTCGGCCTGGACGTGCGGGACATCGAGGGCCACGAGCCCCCCGCCTTCGGCGCCGCCCTGCGCCGCTGGCTGGTGTACACCGTGCCCGGACTGCTCGGCATCGGGATCGTCGGCGTCGCCTGGTGCCTGTTCGACCGGCCGTGGCACCAGTGCTGGCACGACAAGGCGGCGCACACCTTCGTCGCCGGCTGAGCGC
Coding sequences within:
- a CDS encoding RDD family protein, coding for MTAPTPAPGDERPREGYYPDPSIPGYVRYWNGAAWVPGTSRPAPSDGEPLVPPQGSHPAGPAAPAAVEETGPHFFDEDPQPGGASGWTAEGSAWGSDPRVAGNPAQPDGRSSRTDGTASIPPADRGDRTGQGDQGDQGDLDSGGTFIFRRPTVGPAGTPPAARPPMDDGTLTFRPVRGEGTPNPGAGAAGFGAQGPVGAPGSGAPAAPGSGAPGAADPARPGFGAGKAAAARAAAAQPPAAQPPAAAAAPQPQPRPAAPQAVAPVVPPQQSAAPMASGAGGGQSSWAQQVHQLAGDQPVAPWKPPVEDPFQAAARRQAAARPAGLGKRFAARLVDTLVVGAVTAAAAVPFGTKAADHVQGKIDAAKLSGRTETVWLLDGTTGLYLGIVLAVLLVVGVLYEVLPTARWGRTLGKKLFGLDVRDIEGHEPPAFGAALRRWLVYTVPGLLGIGIVGVAWCLFDRPWHQCWHDKAAHTFVAG